A part of Thermococcus sp. SY098 genomic DNA contains:
- a CDS encoding PCNA-inhibitor: MDKKLDEFIGSPIKVRQEKARKNNKKKRLRMTKLDNFLPEEHINYFKALRIGSKRIRNVKISEISNEE; the protein is encoded by the coding sequence ATGGACAAAAAGCTCGATGAGTTCATAGGGTCTCCAATAAAGGTAAGACAAGAGAAAGCCAGAAAAAATAATAAGAAGAAACGTCTTCGAATGACCAAGCTTGACAATTTCCTTCCAGAAGAACACATAAACTATTTCAAGGCGTTAAGAATTGGGTCAAAACGGATAAGAAATGTTAAAATTAGTGAAATATCTAATGAGGAATGA
- a CDS encoding winged helix-turn-helix domain-containing protein — protein MDGENLLKLIFTSRLRRDLILALGRGPKVLRELQNELRSTPSSILHALKALESRNIVRQNESTREYELTNIGYLVYIQLKNVVDSLEAISKFENFWLTHDVKPVPEEFLKTIGSLKNSKLVVASPDELKSPHELYTDLIKRAKWVRAISSVVFREYSDAFLELAFKGADIEAILPEKTYEKFINMLEDKELGALKKLSNMRIYTLEWNPRVSFTVTDYVLAFGLLFPDGRYDMTMDLVSYDPKARKWALDLFHHYKQFAKRVL, from the coding sequence ATGGATGGTGAGAATTTACTTAAGCTGATATTTACTTCAAGACTGCGACGTGATCTGATATTGGCGCTTGGACGTGGGCCTAAAGTCTTGAGAGAACTTCAAAATGAGCTTAGATCAACGCCTTCTTCAATACTCCACGCTTTAAAAGCTTTGGAAAGCAGAAATATTGTGCGTCAAAATGAAAGCACAAGAGAGTATGAGCTTACAAACATTGGCTATTTAGTCTACATTCAGCTCAAGAATGTTGTAGATTCACTTGAAGCTATCTCAAAATTCGAAAATTTTTGGCTAACTCACGACGTTAAACCGGTTCCAGAAGAGTTTCTCAAAACCATTGGAAGCCTCAAAAATTCCAAGCTTGTTGTGGCTTCACCGGATGAATTAAAATCCCCTCACGAACTGTACACGGATCTCATCAAGAGGGCAAAATGGGTGAGAGCAATTTCCTCTGTGGTGTTCAGGGAATATTCAGATGCCTTTTTAGAGCTTGCATTTAAAGGGGCTGATATTGAAGCAATTTTACCAGAAAAGACATATGAAAAGTTCATCAACATGCTTGAGGATAAAGAGCTGGGTGCCCTAAAGAAACTCTCCAATATGCGGATTTATACCTTAGAGTGGAATCCGAGAGTTTCGTTTACAGTTACAGACTACGTGCTTGCCTTTGGGCTCCTCTTTCCTGATGGACGATATGACATGACCATGGATTTGGTCAGTTATGATCCTAAAGCAAGAAAGTGGGCTCTTGATCTTTTCCACCACTACAAGCAGTTTGCAAAGAGAGTGCTTTGA